A window from Vulpes vulpes isolate BD-2025 chromosome 9, VulVul3, whole genome shotgun sequence encodes these proteins:
- the SIRT6 gene encoding NAD-dependent protein deacylase sirtuin-6 isoform X1 has translation MSVNYAAGLSPYADKGKCGLPEIFDPPEELERKVWELAQLVWQSSNVVFHTGAGISTASGIPDFRGPHGVWTMEERGLAPKFDTTFESARPTQTHMALVQLERVGLLRFLVSQNVDGLHVRSGFPRDKLAELHGNMFVEECVKCKTQYVRDTVVGSMGLRATGRLCTVAKARGLRACRGELRDTILDWEDALPDRDLTLADEASRNADLSITLGTSLQIRPSGNLPLATKRRGGRLVIVNLQPTKHDRHADLRIHGYVDEVMTRLMKHLGLEIPAWDGPRVLERALPPLPRPPAPKPEPEPKEEAPTQLNGPAPASPKQEPSTEPCTQHNGSGPGSPKRERLDSPVPHRPPKRVKAEVAPS, from the exons ATGTCGGTGAATTACGCGGCGGGACTGTCGCCGTACGCGGACAAGGGCAAGTGCGGCCTCCCCGAG ATCTTCGACCCGCCTGAGGAGTTGGAGCGCAAGGTGTGGGAGCTGGCACAGCTGGTCTGGCAGTCCTCCAACGTGGTGTTCCACACAGGTGCTGGCATCAGCACCGCCTCGGGCATCCCAGACTTCAG GGGCCCCCATGGCGTCTGGACGATGGAGGAGCGGGGCCTGGCCCCCAAATTCGACACCACCTTTGAGAGCGCGCGGCCCACGCAGACCCACATGGCACTGGTGCAGCTGGAGCGCGTGGGCCTCCTCCGCTTCCTGGTCAGCCAGAATGTGGACGGGCTGCACGTACGCTCCGGTTTCCCCAG GGACAAGCTGGCGGAGCTCCACGGAAACATGTTCGTAGAGGAATGTGTCAAGTGTAAGAC GCAGTACGTCCGGGACACCGTAGTGGGCAGCATGGGCCTCAGGGCCACAGGCCGGCTCTGCACTGTGGCCAAGGCGAGGGGGCTGCGGGCCTGCAG GGGGGAGCTGAGGGATACCATCCTGGACTGGGAGGATGCCCTGCCTGACCGGGACCTCACTCTTGCTGACGAGGCCAGCAG GAACGCAGACCTGTCCATCACGCTGGGCACCTCCCTGCAAATCCGGCCCAGCGGGAACCTGCCACTCGCCACTAAGCGCCGAGGAGGCCGACTGGTCATTGTCAACCTTCAGCCCACGAAGCAC GACCGCCATGCCGACCTGCGCATCCACGGCTACGTGGATGAGGTCATGACCAGGCTCATGAAGCACTTGGGCCTGGAGATCCCTGCCTGGGACGGTCCCCGCGTGCTGGAGAGAGCGCTGCCACCCCTGCCCCGCCCGCCCGCACCCAAGCCCGAACCCGAGCCCAAGGAGGAGGCGCCCACCCAGCTCAATGGCCCAGCACCCGCCAGTCCCAAGCAGGAGCCCTCCACGGAGCCCTGCACCCAGCACAATGGCTCTGGGCCCGGCAGCCCCAAGAGGGAGCGGCTGGACAGTCCTGTACCACACAGGCCCCCCAAAAGGGTGAAGGCCGAGGTGGCCCCCAGCTGA
- the SIRT6 gene encoding NAD-dependent protein deacylase sirtuin-6 isoform X2 codes for MSVNYAAGLSPYADKGKCGLPEIFDPPEELERKVWELAQLVWQSSNVVFHTGAGISTASGIPDFRGPHGVWTMEERGLAPKFDTTFESARPTQTHMALVQLERVGLLRFLVSQNVDGLHVRSGFPRDKLAELHGNMFVEECVKCKTGELRDTILDWEDALPDRDLTLADEASRNADLSITLGTSLQIRPSGNLPLATKRRGGRLVIVNLQPTKHDRHADLRIHGYVDEVMTRLMKHLGLEIPAWDGPRVLERALPPLPRPPAPKPEPEPKEEAPTQLNGPAPASPKQEPSTEPCTQHNGSGPGSPKRERLDSPVPHRPPKRVKAEVAPS; via the exons ATGTCGGTGAATTACGCGGCGGGACTGTCGCCGTACGCGGACAAGGGCAAGTGCGGCCTCCCCGAG ATCTTCGACCCGCCTGAGGAGTTGGAGCGCAAGGTGTGGGAGCTGGCACAGCTGGTCTGGCAGTCCTCCAACGTGGTGTTCCACACAGGTGCTGGCATCAGCACCGCCTCGGGCATCCCAGACTTCAG GGGCCCCCATGGCGTCTGGACGATGGAGGAGCGGGGCCTGGCCCCCAAATTCGACACCACCTTTGAGAGCGCGCGGCCCACGCAGACCCACATGGCACTGGTGCAGCTGGAGCGCGTGGGCCTCCTCCGCTTCCTGGTCAGCCAGAATGTGGACGGGCTGCACGTACGCTCCGGTTTCCCCAG GGACAAGCTGGCGGAGCTCCACGGAAACATGTTCGTAGAGGAATGTGTCAAGTGTAAGAC GGGGGAGCTGAGGGATACCATCCTGGACTGGGAGGATGCCCTGCCTGACCGGGACCTCACTCTTGCTGACGAGGCCAGCAG GAACGCAGACCTGTCCATCACGCTGGGCACCTCCCTGCAAATCCGGCCCAGCGGGAACCTGCCACTCGCCACTAAGCGCCGAGGAGGCCGACTGGTCATTGTCAACCTTCAGCCCACGAAGCAC GACCGCCATGCCGACCTGCGCATCCACGGCTACGTGGATGAGGTCATGACCAGGCTCATGAAGCACTTGGGCCTGGAGATCCCTGCCTGGGACGGTCCCCGCGTGCTGGAGAGAGCGCTGCCACCCCTGCCCCGCCCGCCCGCACCCAAGCCCGAACCCGAGCCCAAGGAGGAGGCGCCCACCCAGCTCAATGGCCCAGCACCCGCCAGTCCCAAGCAGGAGCCCTCCACGGAGCCCTGCACCCAGCACAATGGCTCTGGGCCCGGCAGCCCCAAGAGGGAGCGGCTGGACAGTCCTGTACCACACAGGCCCCCCAAAAGGGTGAAGGCCGAGGTGGCCCCCAGCTGA
- the SIRT6 gene encoding NAD-dependent protein deacylase sirtuin-6 isoform X4 codes for MSVNYAAGLSPYADKGKCGLPEIFDPPEELERKVWELAQLVWQSSNVVFHTGAGISTASGIPDFRGPHGVWTMEERGLAPKFDTTFESARPTQTHMALVQLERVGLLRFLVSQNVDGLHVRSGFPRDKLAELHGNMFVEECVKCKTQYVRDTVVGSMGLRATGRLCTVAKARGLRACRGELRDTILDWEDALPDRDLTLADEASRSGPAGTCHSPLSAEEADWSLSTFSPRSTYVLGPP; via the exons ATGTCGGTGAATTACGCGGCGGGACTGTCGCCGTACGCGGACAAGGGCAAGTGCGGCCTCCCCGAG ATCTTCGACCCGCCTGAGGAGTTGGAGCGCAAGGTGTGGGAGCTGGCACAGCTGGTCTGGCAGTCCTCCAACGTGGTGTTCCACACAGGTGCTGGCATCAGCACCGCCTCGGGCATCCCAGACTTCAG GGGCCCCCATGGCGTCTGGACGATGGAGGAGCGGGGCCTGGCCCCCAAATTCGACACCACCTTTGAGAGCGCGCGGCCCACGCAGACCCACATGGCACTGGTGCAGCTGGAGCGCGTGGGCCTCCTCCGCTTCCTGGTCAGCCAGAATGTGGACGGGCTGCACGTACGCTCCGGTTTCCCCAG GGACAAGCTGGCGGAGCTCCACGGAAACATGTTCGTAGAGGAATGTGTCAAGTGTAAGAC GCAGTACGTCCGGGACACCGTAGTGGGCAGCATGGGCCTCAGGGCCACAGGCCGGCTCTGCACTGTGGCCAAGGCGAGGGGGCTGCGGGCCTGCAG GGGGGAGCTGAGGGATACCATCCTGGACTGGGAGGATGCCCTGCCTGACCGGGACCTCACTCTTGCTGACGAGGCCAGCAG ATCCGGCCCAGCGGGAACCTGCCACTCGCCACTAAGCGCCGAGGAGGCCGACTGGTCATTGTCAACCTTCAGCCCACGAAGCACGTACGTCCTGGGCCCACCCTGA
- the SIRT6 gene encoding NAD-dependent protein deacylase sirtuin-6 isoform X3, whose protein sequence is MFVEECVKCKTQYVRDTVVGSMGLRATGRLCTVAKARGLRACRGELRDTILDWEDALPDRDLTLADEASRNADLSITLGTSLQIRPSGNLPLATKRRGGRLVIVNLQPTKHDRHADLRIHGYVDEVMTRLMKHLGLEIPAWDGPRVLERALPPLPRPPAPKPEPEPKEEAPTQLNGPAPASPKQEPSTEPCTQHNGSGPGSPKRERLDSPVPHRPPKRVKAEVAPS, encoded by the exons ATGTTCGTAGAGGAATGTGTCAAGTGTAAGAC GCAGTACGTCCGGGACACCGTAGTGGGCAGCATGGGCCTCAGGGCCACAGGCCGGCTCTGCACTGTGGCCAAGGCGAGGGGGCTGCGGGCCTGCAG GGGGGAGCTGAGGGATACCATCCTGGACTGGGAGGATGCCCTGCCTGACCGGGACCTCACTCTTGCTGACGAGGCCAGCAG GAACGCAGACCTGTCCATCACGCTGGGCACCTCCCTGCAAATCCGGCCCAGCGGGAACCTGCCACTCGCCACTAAGCGCCGAGGAGGCCGACTGGTCATTGTCAACCTTCAGCCCACGAAGCAC GACCGCCATGCCGACCTGCGCATCCACGGCTACGTGGATGAGGTCATGACCAGGCTCATGAAGCACTTGGGCCTGGAGATCCCTGCCTGGGACGGTCCCCGCGTGCTGGAGAGAGCGCTGCCACCCCTGCCCCGCCCGCCCGCACCCAAGCCCGAACCCGAGCCCAAGGAGGAGGCGCCCACCCAGCTCAATGGCCCAGCACCCGCCAGTCCCAAGCAGGAGCCCTCCACGGAGCCCTGCACCCAGCACAATGGCTCTGGGCCCGGCAGCCCCAAGAGGGAGCGGCTGGACAGTCCTGTACCACACAGGCCCCCCAAAAGGGTGAAGGCCGAGGTGGCCCCCAGCTGA
- the CREB3L3 gene encoding cyclic AMP-responsive element-binding protein 3-like protein 3 isoform X1, giving the protein MASSAGPLDPIGSLELLDLLFDQQDGILRHVELGEDWDHVGDQVLPGPDSDDFLNSILAPGDSVPSSPIWSPAASDSGISEDLPSDAQDTPPRSAAAATLAGCLALESGKGLCASYHPGPPCLAGGPGPATRALEASVAIDLEMWSSGPGSEELGELAGPPPCCSLTVKDLLLSGSGADLQQHHLAAPHLLRPGPEQCQELVLTEDEKKLLAKEGITLPTQLPLTKYEERVLKKIRRKIRNKQSAQESRKKKKEYIDGLETRMSACTAQNQELQRKVLHLEKQNLSLLEQLKKLQAIVVQSTSKSAQTGTCLAVLLFSFALIVLPSISPFVANKAEHAGDYAPVRVFSRTLHNDAASRVAPDAIPGSEAPGPRLKGGTPQEGSPDSPMADWESRGTSALDNWTKGLDNSTPISDNSTLTLRNSTLIPDNTTLVPDNATLILGNDSEKLNPPATLLGWTAPEPALSSGRVGLEAAGEEL; this is encoded by the exons atgGCTTCCTCCGCTGGTCCCCTGGACCCCATTGGCAGCCTGGAGCTCCTAGATCTCCTGTTTGATCAGCAGGACGGCATCCTGAGGCATGTGGAGCTGGGTGAGGACTGGGACCACGTCGGGGACCAG GTCCTGCCAGGCCCGGACTCTGACGATTTCCTAAACTCCATCCTGGCTCCTGGAGACTCGGTCCCCAGCTCTCCGATCTGGTCCCCTGCAGCAAGTGACAGCGGCATCTCCGAAGACCTGCCCTCCGACGCCCAGGACACCCCTCCCCGCAGTGCGGCTGCCGCCACCCTCGCCGGCTGCCTCGCCCTGGAGTCTGGCAAGGGGCTTTGTGCCTCCTACCACCCCGGACCCCCTTGCCTTGCCGGTGGCCCCGGACCAGCAACCCGAGCCCTGGAGGCCTCTGTGGCCATAGACTTGG AAATGTGGAGCTCAGGCCCCGGTTCTGAGGAGCTGGGGGAGCTTGCAGGCCCGCCTCCGTGCTGCAGCCTCACGGTGAAAGACCTCCTCCTCTCCGGCAGCGGCGCGGACCTG CAACAGCATCACCTGGCAGCCCCCCACCTGTTGCGACCTGGGCCCGAGCAGTGTCAGGAGCTGGTGCTCACAGAGGACGAGAAGAAGCTTCTGGCCAAAGAAGGCATCACCCtgcccacccagctgcccctcaccAAG TACGAGGAGCGAGTGCTGAAAAAAATCCGCCGGAAAATCAGAAACAAGCAGTCGGCCCAAGAAAGCcggaaaaagaagaaggaatataTTGATGGCCTGGAAACTCG GATGTCGGCCTGCACTGCCCAGAACCAGGAGCTTCAGAGGAAAGTCTTGCATCTCGAGAAGCAGAACCT GTCCCTCCTGGAGCAGCTGAAGAAACTCCAGGCCATTGTGGTCCAGTCCACCAGCAAGTCAGCCCAGACGGGCACCTGCCTAGCG GTCCTGCTGTTCTCCTTTGCCCTCATCGTCCTGCCCTCCATTAGCCCTTTCGTCGCCAACAAAGCCGAGCACGCCGGAGACTACGCACCTGTTCGAG TTTTCTCCAGAACTTTGCACAACGACGCTGCATCTCGTGTGGCCCCCGACGCCATACCCGGCTCCGAGGCCCCAGGACCACGGCTCAAGGGTGGCACACCCCAGGAAGGGTCTCCCGACAGCCCCATGGCGGACTGGGAATCTCGAGGCACGTCGGCTCTGGACAACTGGACAAAGGGGCTGGACAACTCGACCCCGATCTCGGACAACTCGACGCTCACCCTGCGCAACTCGACACTCATCCCGGACAACACAACTCTCGTCCCAGACAATGCGACACTCATCCTGGGCAACGACTCGGAGAAGCTGAACCCGCCAGCCACCTTGCTGGGCTGGACTGCGCCTGAGCCAGCGCTCAGCTCTGGGCGGGTGGGATTGGAGGCAGCGGGGGAGGAGCTGTGA
- the CREB3L3 gene encoding cyclic AMP-responsive element-binding protein 3-like protein 3 isoform X2: MASSAGPLDPIGSLELLDLLFDQQDGILRHVELGEDWDHVGDQVLPGPDSDDFLNSILAPGDSVPSSPIWSPAASDSGISEDLPSDAQDTPPRSAAAATLAGCLALESGKGLCASYHPGPPCLAGGPGPATRALEASVAIDLEMWSSGPGSEELGELAGPPPCCSLTVKDLLLSGSGADLQQHHLAAPHLLRPGPEQCQELVLTEDEKKLLAKEGITLPTQLPLTKYEERVLKKIRRKIRNKQSAQESRKKKKEYIDGLETRMSACTAQNQELQRKVLHLEKQNLSLLEQLKKLQAIVVQSTSKSAQTGTCLAPFRRQQSRARRRLRTCSSFLQNFAQRRCISCGPRRHTRLRGPRTTAQGWHTPGRVSRQPHGGLGISRHVGSGQLDKGAGQLDPDLGQLDAHPAQLDTHPGQHNSRPRQCDTHPGQRLGEAEPASHLAGLDCA, from the exons atgGCTTCCTCCGCTGGTCCCCTGGACCCCATTGGCAGCCTGGAGCTCCTAGATCTCCTGTTTGATCAGCAGGACGGCATCCTGAGGCATGTGGAGCTGGGTGAGGACTGGGACCACGTCGGGGACCAG GTCCTGCCAGGCCCGGACTCTGACGATTTCCTAAACTCCATCCTGGCTCCTGGAGACTCGGTCCCCAGCTCTCCGATCTGGTCCCCTGCAGCAAGTGACAGCGGCATCTCCGAAGACCTGCCCTCCGACGCCCAGGACACCCCTCCCCGCAGTGCGGCTGCCGCCACCCTCGCCGGCTGCCTCGCCCTGGAGTCTGGCAAGGGGCTTTGTGCCTCCTACCACCCCGGACCCCCTTGCCTTGCCGGTGGCCCCGGACCAGCAACCCGAGCCCTGGAGGCCTCTGTGGCCATAGACTTGG AAATGTGGAGCTCAGGCCCCGGTTCTGAGGAGCTGGGGGAGCTTGCAGGCCCGCCTCCGTGCTGCAGCCTCACGGTGAAAGACCTCCTCCTCTCCGGCAGCGGCGCGGACCTG CAACAGCATCACCTGGCAGCCCCCCACCTGTTGCGACCTGGGCCCGAGCAGTGTCAGGAGCTGGTGCTCACAGAGGACGAGAAGAAGCTTCTGGCCAAAGAAGGCATCACCCtgcccacccagctgcccctcaccAAG TACGAGGAGCGAGTGCTGAAAAAAATCCGCCGGAAAATCAGAAACAAGCAGTCGGCCCAAGAAAGCcggaaaaagaagaaggaatataTTGATGGCCTGGAAACTCG GATGTCGGCCTGCACTGCCCAGAACCAGGAGCTTCAGAGGAAAGTCTTGCATCTCGAGAAGCAGAACCT GTCCCTCCTGGAGCAGCTGAAGAAACTCCAGGCCATTGTGGTCCAGTCCACCAGCAAGTCAGCCCAGACGGGCACCTGCCTAGCG CCCTTTCGTCGCCAACAAAGCCGAGCACGCCGGAGACTACGCACCTGTTCGAG TTTTCTCCAGAACTTTGCACAACGACGCTGCATCTCGTGTGGCCCCCGACGCCATACCCGGCTCCGAGGCCCCAGGACCACGGCTCAAGGGTGGCACACCCCAGGAAGGGTCTCCCGACAGCCCCATGGCGGACTGGGAATCTCGAGGCACGTCGGCTCTGGACAACTGGACAAAGGGGCTGGACAACTCGACCCCGATCTCGGACAACTCGACGCTCACCCTGCGCAACTCGACACTCATCCCGGACAACACAACTCTCGTCCCAGACAATGCGACACTCATCCTGGGCAACGACTCGGAGAAGCTGAACCCGCCAGCCACCTTGCTGGGCTGGACTGCGCCTGA